The following proteins are encoded in a genomic region of Sorangiineae bacterium MSr12523:
- a CDS encoding amino acid adenylation domain-containing protein has product MKTKKDIESIFHLSPLQEGLLFHAIADKAADPYFTQTGFLLEGKLDPEAFAQAWQVVVDRHAILRTCFAWEGIAKPVQVVRKAVTIPLQSHDWRGRSERAREEDFAAFMAEDRRAGFDFLKPPLMRLALLRIADDAWYFVNSHHHILLDGWSFALVLREALIAYHALVAKTPLDLPPARPYREYLGWVKARNEADAEAFWRSALAGFRTPTILPADALPGRALEDDAFPYAERELRFSSAQTEALVACARSHRITLNTLVQGAWSCLLHRHGGEPEVVFGSTVSGRPPDLAGSDAIVGLLINTLPTRISMADGELLGPWLQRLQDRNSELRQHEWTPLSQLQRWSEVPAGQSLFESIVVFDSYPEEDVAGMPLELRIRALPRPSRPAGDAILTAGRNNYPLSLIVEPTSELRLILCYERRRFTHEGAARLLAQCATLLEAMAARPQARLGELPLMNDRERQRILVDWNATEAPAPTTMCAHELFEAEARRRPDTLAVMCEDARLSYRELDARANQVAHRLRALDVGVEDRVALCVERSVEMIVGLLGVLKAGAAYVPLDPKFPSERRRDIALDSGARVVIARSGADFGQGLTVLNIGDASLASEPSSPLPIEHRPAQLAYLIYTSGSTGRPKGVAVEHRQLVNYVRGVLRRIPSGGDNASFAFVSTVAADLGHTTLFGALCSGCTLHVVPDERTFHPEGMAEYMDRHGVDVLKIVPSHLAALLEATRPARVLPRRCLVLGGEAATPELLDRVRALAPTCAIVNHYGPTETTVGALTWAVEGAVDRSPPIGRPLPNLQAYVLDRKMEPLPVGVIGELYIGGAGVTRGYHQQPALTAERFVPDPFGSHSGGRLYRTGDRARLREDGAIEFFGRTDHQVKIRGYRIELGEIEAHLRALPMVNEAVVVARDDGRGNKRLVGYVVLPAEATFDHGTQAAILAQLAQRLPEPMLPSAILALSSLLLTANGKVDRAALPVPEQTSRISGRVAPRNETEALLCEIWSEVLRRDDVGVEDDFFQLGGDSILSLQVIARARRKGLRILPKQLFAHRTIAALAATLTETPAAAPPRPAERVPFSLARLAPEPRSELQRRHGDALEDAYPASPVQKGMLFHALLSPETSPYFNQIVCRFARGLDVDALGQAWRLLSARHPILRTGFSLSGDGASESLDDAHQIVLRAAELPIEHIDARGVSIEEQSALLERYLERDRARGFDFAKPPLVRVAILRRDDDAHDVVWSVHHALLDGWCQGLVIREWLDLYATLREGRTPEPVRSPAPYRDYIAWLAQQSMTAAEAFFRAHLDGFTTPTRLPEVPRSSRSLSESEIAGVREHRVRLPAPISAAVTRFAREQGVTLNTLVQGAWALVLSRLSGEEDVLFGVTVAGRPADLPDAESIMGAFINSLPLRVQARPSAPLAHWLREIQSVNLELRQYEHAPLVEVQTWSDVPRGTPLFDTLLVFQNYPVDEALEEHGQALGIEVKAQEAWTNYPLTLYVVPGAELSFLFSYDTAKVDGAMVAQMGNAMGVLMEHMGEAPDAPLGTLGLIGRAEHERLVVAYNATSFEPASQACLPEMVAAQARRTPDAVAVTCGERHLTYRDLCAQANQLAHYLRRQGIGPESLVGVCVERSLEMVIGLLGVLMAGAAYVPLDPTYPPERLRAMVEDASLQWLLTGKQRLAESPGRTRAIALDGVEWPFATEPTSDPDVRVDGHAAAYVIYTSGSTGRPKGVMVRHEGVRNFLHSMIEHLQAGAELVLLGTTSISFDIAVLELFLPLVVGGRVVIARHDEVVNSERLAALLASVTAPHGALVLQATPTAWKMLFAHGQLELEGIRALSGGEAMTPDLANAFLKAGVTPINLYGPTETTVWSSLARITSAEGPIPLGRPLANTQIYLLDRHLQPVPSGFVGEIYIGGAGLARGYVGHPALTAERFVPDPFGERPGCRLYRTGDRARFHPDGTLEFLGRWDNQLKIRGFRIEAGEVETSLRAYPGVQDAVVVAREDSGTPRLVAYVVSSSSAAIDGDRVRAFLKTRLPDSMIPSDFVSLDRMPLTPNGKVNRKALPAPERAVRAPTARPRTPTEERLAEIWAEVLGVTLVGVDESFFELGGHSLLATRAVSRVRRALGIELPLRSLFDHPTVAELAREIDARRAVGFASPPPLVRVPREKPLPLSFAQQRLWFLSQLEPDSAEYNMTAAVRVTGELDLSLFERSLGALIARHEALRTSFGTKDGEPVQVIAQDAKVPFEAFDLSDASASDKETRVQRMAAEQASRPFDLGRAPLIRVAAAKLGAGEHVLVLVVHHIVADGWSMSVLVGELAELYDAERSGRPSTLRPLPIQYADFAVWQRDWMRGPVREAHLGYWRQRLQDPPPALDLRPDHVPVGAPSYRGGRFEMGIDPELAGTLRSLGQREGATLFMTLLTAFEVFLHQRTGQTDLMLGTDVAGRGGVETEGLIGFFVNLLVLRTDLGGAPTFRELLARVRETTLEAYAHQELPFEQVVDAVRAPRVPGRHPLVQTLFVMQNTPATDLELPGLRFRAMDLEWDAARFDLALFVEETSEGMIGVWKYRADLFEATTIETMATSLLTILRRIAAEPEVRITALATAEPKERAKRGRALPAGGLKSFKRAAASVASQVQAPTDAFITTRLVTPAEPMPLVIEPARRDVDLAAWAQAERTFIEEKLFQHGALLFRGFGLTSVEDFEDVARNVCGELFGEYGDLPREKAGKQVYGSTPYPADKAILFHNESSHLPRWPLKQWFFCTQASPEGGATPIVDCRRLYEALSPELRARFQRLGLLYVRNFTPGYDVSWQDFFHTNEPMVVEERCRVSGMRCDWMDGGRLRISQRGPAVLRHPKTGEWVFFNQIQLHHPGYLEAPVRESLLAMLGERWLPRNVTYGDGSPIDEETTRVLGELYERCAVRNPWRSGDLLLLDNMLVAHGRDPFKGPRKIVVAMGQMMSHAELEVTP; this is encoded by the coding sequence ATGAAAACGAAAAAGGACATCGAGTCGATCTTTCATCTTTCCCCCCTTCAGGAGGGATTGCTCTTTCACGCGATCGCGGACAAGGCGGCCGACCCTTACTTCACCCAAACGGGCTTTCTGCTGGAGGGAAAACTCGACCCGGAGGCCTTCGCGCAAGCGTGGCAGGTCGTGGTGGATCGGCACGCGATCCTTCGAACGTGCTTCGCATGGGAAGGCATCGCCAAGCCGGTGCAGGTCGTCCGCAAGGCCGTGACCATTCCCCTGCAGTCGCACGACTGGCGCGGGCGAAGTGAGCGCGCCCGCGAGGAAGACTTTGCGGCCTTCATGGCCGAGGATCGCCGGGCCGGTTTCGACTTTCTCAAGCCGCCGTTGATGCGCCTCGCGCTCCTTCGCATCGCGGACGACGCCTGGTACTTCGTCAATAGCCACCACCATATTTTGCTCGATGGCTGGAGCTTCGCCCTCGTCCTGCGGGAAGCGCTCATCGCGTACCATGCTCTGGTCGCCAAGACGCCGCTGGACCTCCCGCCGGCCCGGCCCTACCGCGAGTACCTCGGGTGGGTCAAAGCTCGGAACGAAGCGGACGCCGAGGCGTTCTGGCGCAGTGCCCTGGCTGGCTTTCGAACGCCGACGATCCTCCCAGCCGATGCCCTGCCCGGTCGTGCGTTGGAGGACGACGCGTTTCCGTACGCCGAGCGCGAGCTTCGCTTCTCGAGCGCCCAAACGGAGGCGCTCGTGGCCTGCGCGCGCAGCCATCGCATCACGCTCAACACGTTGGTGCAGGGCGCGTGGTCGTGCCTTCTGCACCGGCATGGCGGCGAGCCCGAGGTGGTCTTCGGTTCCACCGTGTCGGGGCGGCCCCCGGATCTGGCAGGCTCGGACGCCATCGTCGGCCTGCTCATCAACACATTGCCCACGCGCATCTCCATGGCGGACGGCGAGCTACTCGGCCCCTGGCTGCAACGGCTGCAGGATCGGAACAGCGAGCTACGCCAGCACGAGTGGACGCCGCTGTCGCAATTGCAGCGCTGGAGCGAGGTGCCCGCGGGTCAGTCGCTCTTCGAGAGCATCGTCGTCTTCGACAGCTACCCCGAGGAGGACGTGGCGGGAATGCCCTTGGAGCTTCGCATTCGCGCGCTGCCCAGGCCGAGCCGCCCCGCGGGTGACGCCATTCTGACGGCGGGACGAAACAATTATCCGCTGTCCCTCATCGTCGAACCGACGAGCGAGCTGCGGCTCATTCTTTGTTACGAGCGACGCCGTTTCACGCACGAAGGCGCAGCCCGGCTGCTCGCGCAGTGCGCCACCCTGCTCGAGGCCATGGCGGCGCGACCGCAGGCGCGCTTGGGCGAATTGCCGCTCATGAACGACCGCGAACGCCAGCGGATCCTCGTCGACTGGAATGCGACGGAGGCCCCGGCCCCGACGACCATGTGCGCACACGAGCTGTTCGAGGCGGAGGCCCGACGGCGGCCGGACACCCTCGCCGTCATGTGCGAAGACGCGCGCCTCTCGTACCGCGAGCTCGATGCGCGGGCGAACCAAGTGGCGCATCGGCTGCGCGCGCTCGATGTCGGCGTGGAGGACCGGGTCGCCCTTTGCGTCGAGCGCTCGGTGGAAATGATCGTCGGCTTGCTCGGCGTGCTCAAAGCCGGCGCGGCCTACGTGCCACTCGATCCCAAGTTTCCCAGTGAGCGGCGCAGGGACATCGCACTCGACAGCGGCGCACGCGTGGTCATCGCGCGGTCCGGGGCCGACTTCGGCCAAGGGCTGACGGTGTTGAACATCGGCGACGCTTCCCTCGCCTCCGAGCCATCTTCGCCGCTCCCCATCGAGCATCGCCCGGCGCAGTTGGCCTACCTCATTTACACCTCCGGCTCGACGGGGCGCCCGAAAGGCGTCGCCGTGGAGCACCGGCAGCTCGTGAACTACGTGCGCGGCGTGCTCAGGAGGATCCCCTCTGGCGGGGACAACGCAAGCTTCGCGTTCGTTTCGACGGTTGCGGCGGATCTGGGACACACCACCCTGTTCGGCGCCCTGTGCTCGGGCTGCACGCTCCACGTCGTGCCGGACGAGCGGACGTTCCATCCCGAGGGCATGGCGGAGTACATGGACCGTCATGGTGTCGACGTTCTAAAGATCGTCCCCAGCCATCTCGCGGCGCTCCTCGAGGCCACGCGACCCGCGCGGGTGCTGCCGCGGCGTTGCCTCGTGCTCGGCGGCGAGGCAGCGACCCCCGAGCTCCTCGATCGCGTGCGTGCACTCGCGCCGACGTGCGCCATCGTCAATCACTACGGTCCGACGGAAACCACCGTCGGCGCCCTCACGTGGGCCGTCGAAGGCGCCGTCGACCGGTCCCCTCCGATCGGCCGTCCCCTGCCCAACCTGCAGGCCTATGTCCTGGATCGAAAGATGGAACCTTTGCCGGTTGGCGTCATCGGTGAGCTTTACATTGGCGGCGCCGGCGTCACCCGCGGCTACCACCAGCAGCCCGCCTTGACCGCCGAGCGCTTCGTTCCCGATCCCTTCGGTTCGCATTCCGGAGGACGCCTCTATCGCACGGGCGATCGGGCCCGATTGCGGGAGGATGGGGCCATCGAGTTCTTCGGTCGCACCGACCATCAGGTGAAGATTCGCGGTTACCGGATCGAGCTGGGCGAAATCGAAGCGCACCTGCGTGCTCTACCGATGGTGAACGAGGCCGTTGTCGTCGCCCGCGACGATGGCCGTGGCAACAAGCGCCTCGTGGGATACGTGGTGCTGCCCGCCGAAGCCACGTTCGACCATGGCACTCAAGCCGCGATTCTCGCGCAGCTCGCACAGCGGTTGCCGGAGCCGATGCTTCCAAGTGCGATCCTCGCGCTCTCGAGCCTTCTATTGACGGCGAATGGGAAGGTGGACCGGGCGGCCCTGCCGGTGCCCGAGCAGACATCACGCATTTCCGGTCGGGTGGCACCCCGAAATGAGACCGAGGCGCTGCTCTGCGAGATCTGGAGCGAAGTCTTGCGCCGGGATGACGTCGGCGTGGAAGACGACTTCTTTCAGCTCGGTGGAGACTCCATCCTGAGCCTGCAGGTCATCGCCCGAGCGAGGCGCAAAGGCTTGCGGATCTTGCCGAAGCAACTTTTTGCGCACCGAACCATCGCCGCTCTCGCAGCGACCCTCACCGAAACGCCCGCAGCGGCGCCACCCCGTCCGGCGGAGCGCGTGCCCTTTTCGCTGGCTCGCCTGGCCCCCGAACCTCGCAGCGAGCTGCAGCGACGGCATGGAGATGCACTCGAGGATGCTTATCCAGCATCGCCCGTGCAGAAGGGAATGCTCTTTCACGCGCTGCTGTCGCCGGAGACGAGTCCCTACTTCAACCAGATCGTCTGCAGGTTCGCGCGCGGCTTGGACGTGGACGCGCTCGGCCAGGCGTGGCGACTCCTCAGCGCGCGCCATCCGATTCTGCGCACGGGCTTCTCTCTGAGTGGCGACGGCGCGAGCGAGTCGCTGGATGATGCGCACCAAATCGTCCTGCGCGCGGCGGAGCTGCCCATCGAGCACATCGATGCGCGAGGTGTCTCGATCGAAGAGCAATCGGCCCTACTCGAGCGGTACCTCGAACGGGATCGGGCCCGCGGGTTCGACTTCGCGAAGCCGCCGCTCGTGCGCGTGGCGATTCTGCGTCGCGATGACGATGCGCACGACGTCGTGTGGAGCGTTCACCACGCGTTGCTCGACGGCTGGTGCCAGGGGCTGGTCATCCGCGAGTGGCTCGATCTCTACGCGACATTGCGGGAGGGCCGCACGCCCGAACCGGTCCGTTCTCCTGCACCGTACCGCGACTACATCGCGTGGCTCGCGCAGCAGTCGATGACGGCCGCCGAAGCGTTCTTCCGCGCGCACCTCGATGGCTTCACCACACCGACGCGTCTACCCGAGGTGCCGCGCTCCAGCCGCTCGCTTTCCGAGTCCGAGATCGCAGGGGTGCGCGAGCACCGCGTCCGCCTGCCCGCCCCGATCTCCGCCGCCGTAACGCGCTTTGCCCGAGAGCAAGGCGTGACACTCAACACGCTGGTGCAAGGGGCGTGGGCGCTGGTCCTTTCTCGGTTGAGCGGGGAGGAAGACGTACTCTTCGGGGTGACCGTGGCAGGCCGCCCAGCCGACCTTCCCGATGCGGAATCGATCATGGGTGCGTTCATCAACTCGCTCCCCCTTCGCGTGCAGGCACGCCCTTCCGCACCCCTCGCCCACTGGCTGCGGGAGATCCAGTCGGTCAACCTGGAGCTCCGACAGTACGAGCACGCGCCGCTCGTGGAGGTCCAGACCTGGAGCGACGTACCTCGCGGGACACCGCTGTTCGATACACTGCTCGTCTTCCAGAATTACCCTGTCGACGAGGCGCTCGAAGAACACGGCCAGGCCCTCGGGATCGAGGTGAAGGCGCAGGAAGCGTGGACGAACTACCCGCTCACCCTGTACGTCGTTCCTGGCGCCGAGCTCTCCTTCCTCTTCTCGTACGACACGGCGAAGGTCGACGGCGCCATGGTCGCGCAAATGGGGAACGCGATGGGCGTGTTGATGGAGCACATGGGCGAAGCCCCCGACGCGCCCCTCGGTACCTTGGGCCTCATCGGCCGAGCCGAGCATGAGCGACTCGTCGTCGCGTACAACGCCACATCGTTCGAGCCCGCGAGCCAGGCCTGCTTGCCGGAGATGGTCGCTGCGCAGGCGCGACGGACCCCCGATGCCGTCGCGGTCACATGCGGCGAGCGCCACCTGACGTACCGGGACCTCTGCGCGCAGGCCAACCAGCTCGCTCACTATCTTCGCCGGCAGGGTATCGGCCCCGAATCATTGGTCGGCGTCTGCGTCGAACGCTCGCTCGAGATGGTGATCGGGCTTTTGGGCGTCCTCATGGCGGGTGCCGCTTACGTGCCGCTCGACCCGACCTATCCGCCCGAGCGCCTGCGCGCCATGGTGGAAGACGCCTCCCTCCAATGGCTTCTCACCGGAAAGCAACGGCTGGCCGAGTCACCCGGGCGAACCCGCGCGATCGCGCTCGATGGCGTGGAGTGGCCATTTGCAACGGAGCCGACATCCGATCCCGACGTTCGCGTCGACGGGCATGCGGCGGCGTATGTCATCTACACGTCCGGTTCCACGGGCCGTCCCAAGGGCGTGATGGTCCGTCACGAAGGCGTGAGGAACTTCCTGCACTCGATGATCGAGCATCTCCAGGCCGGCGCAGAACTCGTCCTGCTTGGCACGACCTCGATCTCGTTCGATATCGCCGTGCTCGAACTCTTTCTTCCGCTCGTCGTGGGGGGTCGCGTCGTCATCGCCCGCCACGACGAGGTCGTGAACAGCGAGCGACTGGCCGCGCTTCTGGCATCCGTCACGGCGCCGCATGGCGCGCTCGTCTTGCAAGCCACACCGACTGCATGGAAGATGCTCTTCGCGCATGGGCAGCTCGAGCTCGAGGGCATTCGCGCGCTCTCGGGCGGCGAAGCGATGACGCCCGATCTTGCGAACGCATTCTTGAAGGCCGGCGTCACGCCCATCAATCTTTATGGGCCCACGGAGACCACGGTCTGGTCGAGTCTTGCACGCATCACCTCGGCCGAAGGCCCGATTCCGCTTGGTCGCCCGCTTGCCAATACGCAGATCTATTTGCTCGACCGGCACCTTCAACCCGTTCCGAGCGGCTTCGTCGGCGAGATCTACATCGGGGGCGCGGGGCTTGCGCGTGGCTACGTTGGCCATCCCGCGCTCACGGCCGAGCGCTTCGTTCCGGATCCCTTCGGCGAGCGTCCGGGCTGCCGCCTTTACCGCACCGGGGATCGGGCGCGCTTCCATCCTGACGGGACGCTCGAATTTTTGGGCCGCTGGGATAACCAGCTCAAGATCCGAGGCTTCCGGATCGAGGCGGGCGAGGTCGAAACCTCGTTGAGGGCTTATCCAGGGGTCCAGGATGCCGTGGTCGTCGCACGGGAGGATTCGGGAACGCCGCGCCTCGTCGCCTACGTCGTGTCTTCCTCTTCGGCCGCGATCGATGGCGACCGCGTGCGGGCGTTTTTGAAGACGCGATTGCCCGATTCGATGATCCCATCGGACTTCGTCTCCCTCGACCGGATGCCGCTTACGCCCAACGGAAAGGTGAATCGAAAGGCGTTGCCGGCGCCAGAACGAGCCGTGCGTGCACCAACGGCACGGCCGCGAACGCCGACCGAGGAGCGGCTGGCCGAAATCTGGGCGGAGGTGCTGGGCGTGACCCTGGTGGGTGTCGACGAGAGCTTCTTCGAGCTCGGCGGACACTCGCTTCTGGCCACGCGCGCCGTCTCACGCGTCCGCCGTGCCCTCGGCATCGAATTGCCGCTTCGCAGCCTGTTCGATCACCCTACCGTGGCGGAACTCGCTCGGGAAATCGATGCGCGACGTGCGGTGGGCTTCGCGTCTCCACCCCCGCTGGTTCGAGTACCGAGGGAAAAGCCGCTCCCGCTGTCGTTTGCCCAGCAGCGACTGTGGTTCCTCTCGCAGCTGGAACCCGACAGCGCCGAGTACAATATGACAGCCGCCGTTCGCGTGACGGGCGAGCTCGATTTGAGCCTTTTCGAGCGAAGCCTCGGGGCCCTGATCGCCCGCCACGAGGCCCTGCGCACGTCGTTCGGCACCAAGGATGGCGAGCCGGTGCAGGTGATCGCGCAGGACGCGAAGGTCCCCTTCGAGGCCTTCGATCTTTCGGATGCATCGGCCTCGGACAAGGAGACCCGCGTCCAGCGCATGGCCGCGGAGCAAGCGAGTCGGCCGTTCGATCTCGGCCGCGCGCCGCTGATCCGCGTGGCCGCGGCGAAGCTCGGCGCGGGTGAGCACGTGCTCGTCCTGGTCGTGCACCACATCGTGGCGGACGGCTGGTCCATGAGCGTGCTCGTGGGTGAACTCGCGGAGCTGTACGATGCGGAGCGATCGGGGCGTCCTTCGACGCTCCGCCCCCTGCCGATCCAGTATGCGGATTTCGCCGTGTGGCAGCGCGACTGGATGCGCGGGCCGGTGCGCGAGGCCCACCTTGGCTATTGGAGGCAGCGTCTCCAGGATCCTCCGCCCGCGCTCGATCTGCGTCCCGACCATGTTCCCGTCGGTGCACCGAGCTACCGCGGCGGGCGCTTCGAGATGGGCATCGATCCCGAGCTCGCGGGCACGCTTCGAAGCCTCGGACAGCGTGAAGGTGCGACGCTGTTCATGACCTTGCTCACCGCCTTCGAGGTTTTTCTGCATCAGCGCACGGGTCAGACGGATCTCATGCTCGGGACCGACGTAGCGGGCCGCGGCGGTGTCGAGACCGAGGGGCTCATTGGCTTCTTCGTCAATCTGCTCGTCCTCCGCACGGATCTCGGCGGCGCGCCGACCTTCCGCGAGCTTCTCGCCCGCGTTCGCGAGACGACCTTGGAAGCATACGCGCACCAGGAATTGCCCTTCGAGCAGGTCGTCGATGCCGTGCGCGCCCCGCGCGTTCCCGGACGCCATCCGCTGGTGCAGACGTTGTTCGTCATGCAGAACACACCGGCAACCGATCTCGAGCTGCCCGGGCTTCGCTTCCGCGCGATGGATCTCGAATGGGACGCGGCTCGGTTCGACCTCGCGTTGTTCGTCGAGGAAACGAGCGAGGGCATGATCGGCGTGTGGAAGTACCGTGCCGACCTGTTCGAGGCGACGACCATCGAGACGATGGCCACGTCGCTGCTCACCATCCTGCGGCGCATCGCGGCCGAGCCCGAGGTCCGCATCACGGCCCTTGCGACCGCCGAGCCGAAAGAGCGCGCCAAACGAGGTCGCGCACTTCCGGCGGGCGGCCTCAAGAGCTTCAAGCGCGCGGCTGCCTCCGTGGCATCCCAGGTACAGGCTCCGACGGACGCGTTCATCACCACACGCCTCGTCACGCCCGCCGAACCGATGCCGCTGGTCATCGAGCCGGCCCGCCGCGACGTGGATCTTGCGGCGTGGGCGCAGGCGGAGCGCACGTTCATCGAGGAGAAGCTGTTCCAACACGGTGCGCTGCTGTTCCGCGGTTTCGGGCTGACGTCCGTTGAAGACTTCGAGGACGTGGCGCGGAACGTGTGCGGCGAGCTGTTCGGCGAGTACGGCGATCTGCCGCGCGAGAAGGCCGGCAAGCAGGTGTACGGCTCCACACCGTATCCCGCCGACAAGGCCATTCTCTTCCACAACGAGAGCTCGCATCTACCGCGCTGGCCGCTCAAGCAGTGGTTCTTCTGCACCCAAGCCTCGCCGGAAGGCGGCGCCACGCCCATCGTCGACTGCCGCCGTCTCTACGAGGCGCTTTCGCCCGAGCTGCGCGCACGCTTTCAGCGATTGGGCCTTCTGTACGTGCGCAACTTCACCCCCGGATACGACGTGAGCTGGCAGGACTTTTTCCATACGAACGAGCCCATGGTGGTGGAGGAGCGTTGCCGGGTGAGCGGCATGCGTTGCGATTGGATGGACGGCGGGCGCTTGCGTATCAGCCAGCGCGGCCCGGCGGTGCTTCGGCATCCCAAGACGGGCGAGTGGGTCTTCTTCAATCAGATACAGCTCCACCACCCCGGGTATCTGGAAGCGCCCGTACGGGAATCGCTCTTGGCCATGCTCGGTGAGCGATGGCTGCCGCGCAACGTCACCTACGGCGACGGGTCTCCGATCGACGAAGAGACCACGCGCGTGCTTGGTGAACTCTACGAACGCTGCGCCGTACGCAATCCATGGCGGAGCGGCGATCTGCTGTTGCTCGACAACATGCTCGTCGCCCACGGCCGCGATCCCTTCAAAGGCCCGCGCAAGATCGTGGTGGCCATGGGCCAGATGATGTCGCACGCCGAGCTGGAGGTGACCCCGTGA